The nucleotide window ctttttcttttctttctttctttttctttttactctttctaattaacaataaataaatacgCTAACACAAGCAGACAAAAATAACCCGTTTTCACTTCACTTCTAAGCATTTGTTCTGAGGTGTTATGGAAATGAGCAAGTGTTTTCATCACACTCTGAAATGTAAAGCAGCACAAAAAGTTCACAAATACTAGCCTCCCTAGTTTAAATAAAAGACTAATCAATAGATTTCTGTCCTGAATTTGCCCAGATGCATAATCCCGAAATTGTATGGGgcagaaaaggcaacaaaaacaaaataccgGAATAAAGCATCAAATCTCaactttaaaattcaaaattgaaCATAGTTTCATTTTCAatgatttattaattttttatggACCGAAGATCTCACGTCATATTTCCCCACTTCCCACTACCTGTAAGAAGAGTTTTTAGGCTGTGCTAATGTAGGTTATTCAAATGAAGTCCGAAGTATTGTCATTTTGTCTCCTTTGTACAATAGCACCTTAAAGCAAGATGACCCTCTTGAGTCTTTAGCTGCTACATGCAGGCTCTGCTTGGATAACGTCAGTTATGAACAGTACTGTTCCGAATCAAAGGATGAAATGGAAAATTTCACCTCTTCTATAAAGTTGTCAAGTCAGTGTGATGGTCCTTGGAAACAGTCTGTAAATGTTGGTTTGAACCAGATGAAGAAGACCTACCCTTAGTGTTGGGCAGTTTGTGGTCTTTTTTCCACTTCATTCTTCTATTCTGAAACCAGATCTTGATCTGGCGTTCAGAGAGACACAAAGTGTGGGCTATTTCAATACGACGACGCCTAGTCAGATACCTGTTAAAATGAAATtctttttccagttctaggacTTGCTGCCTCGTGTAGGCTGTTCTGGAGCGTTTAGGTTCCCCTCCGGTGTAATTGGGATTCACTGAGGAAAAAATACGTATAACTTTAACAATCTAATCTTGGCTTTCTAGTTACACTTCATAAAACAAACCTTACAGGCAACCATGTGGCTGTTATGTCTGATCACATTTCCTTACAACAGACGTGCATGTTTCTTCCTTCTTTATATAGAGAGATACTCTGGAAATCTCTACCATGCTCCTAAAATGGAGTTTTCTCCTGCACAGAAAAGAGCCACATGGCCAGCGGCCTATTTCCTCTGCCATAAAAATTTATGACGAATGTAATTGGCTACCTCAGTTTAAAAACCTCATCTCTTACTAGTCTTGGAAGGACTTTAGCAAACATGGGACCGGATTAGTTTAATCAGAGTAGAAGAGCAAAGTAAGAAGATAATCCTTACCCGAGTTAACATGGACTTTCTTCATCCAGGGATAAACTACTGCTGGCTGTTTAATTGCTGACCCGTTTGGGGTTTTGAGGTTTTGCTGCTGGCTGCAAGCTCGCGAGTTGGATATTGGAGGCGGCAGACAATGCTCTGCTTGACCGGGGAAGTGGCTCGGTGGGCCGGATTGCTCCTGTCCATGACCCCGCGGCTGCACTGCAGAGTCTTGGGCATTGGTACAGCTAAAGGGCTGCTCGCTGTAGTTTGACCGTGGATAGATTCCCTGATGCTGAAAATCAGAGCCTTGCGATGCACTGTAATAGTCGGAGCCCTGCTCAGCTAAGTAGTTATTCTGTAAATATTCCTCGCAAGGAGGAAATTTAGGATCCACATACTTAGAGTTCA belongs to Gopherus flavomarginatus isolate rGopFla2 chromosome 10, rGopFla2.mat.asm, whole genome shotgun sequence and includes:
- the HOXD4 gene encoding homeobox protein Hox-D4, translated to MAMSSYMVNSKYVDPKFPPCEEYLQNNYLAEQGSDYYSASQGSDFQHQGIYPRSNYSEQPFSCTNAQDSAVQPRGHGQEQSGPPSHFPGQAEHCLPPPISNSRACSQQQNLKTPNGSAIKQPAVVYPWMKKVHVNSVNPNYTGGEPKRSRTAYTRQQVLELEKEFHFNRYLTRRRRIEIAHTLCLSERQIKIWFQNRRMKWKKDHKLPNTKGRSSSSGSNQHLQTVSKDHHTDLTTL